A stretch of the Clostridium fungisolvens genome encodes the following:
- a CDS encoding GNAT family N-acetyltransferase codes for MLKGKKIYLRSVEKRDVNIFYNYSTDKEIRKFDGGNMILPSIESVMQHFDEIMNISRKTLSIINEKGVLVGYLTYKEFEDTNNIYSIGITIGSQFWGRGYGQDSINVLLEYLFMYRGAQRAELEVVDYNTRAINCYEKCGFIIEGKKRKRYFAQGQYHDTFIMGILKEEFDNIKSNDTK; via the coding sequence TTGTTAAAAGGAAAGAAGATATATTTAAGATCAGTGGAAAAAAGAGACGTAAATATATTTTATAATTATTCTACTGATAAAGAGATTCGAAAGTTTGATGGTGGAAATATGATTCTCCCTTCAATAGAATCTGTTATGCAGCATTTTGATGAAATAATGAATATATCTAGAAAAACATTAAGCATAATAAACGAAAAAGGAGTATTGGTTGGATATCTGACATATAAAGAGTTTGAAGATACAAATAATATATACTCCATTGGAATTACTATTGGGAGTCAATTCTGGGGAAGAGGATATGGACAGGATTCTATAAATGTTTTATTGGAATACCTATTCATGTATAGAGGAGCGCAAAGGGCTGAGTTAGAAGTTGTTGATTATAATACTAGAGCTATAAATTGCTATGAGAAGTGCGGATTTATAATTGAAGGAAAGAAGAGAAAAAGATATTTTGCACAAGGTCAATACCATGATACTTTTATAATGGGAATATTAAAAGAAGAATTTGATAATATAAAGAGCAATGATACAAAATAA